The DNA region TAgtaattttcataattattaattatctcAACATATTGCATTGGTTGTATATTGTGCCAATATAATGTGGTTTAACtataaattaatgtttatgtattaaataattttacattattatttaattataaataattatttgaattattttaatataattattttaaaagtaaacatAGGTTGTGATTGAATGATTCTGTGAAACATCTTTTACTATTAGTGTATaatcattttacttttaaatatatttaaatattcttctaataaaaaatctatatttaaatatttttgctaATTTCTTCCGTTTTGGGTAGCATTGTTTGCTTACGTAAGGGATAAAAAAGCATGAgaggatatgatttttttttcctttttaccaTGTATTAAAGATGAAAACTTTTTGAGAATTTGAAGgaaatttttcgagagcttattacttttataaactctatcaattaaataaattattatattaatactttgtaaaagtttttttaattaaaataattgttaattattgaaagtaataattaaagaattgataaatatttttttattagaaataaaaaatttaattttatcagtACACACTagttactttaattttattttattaatttttcaaccgTTGCCCTGTTGGTTAGCAAAACTATAGCTACAGAGaataaagtataataataaatgtcttcgttattaataattaaaattttattttattcgcttgaaatatattaaaaagataaagttttcAGAGTTAAAGAGGAACATAGaaacatgatttatttattaattaatttaatatagcaagaaaaaattaaaaatcaaattcaaattgaaattaactaaaattacaataattctaaaatatggtttatttaatatatagaaTCAACATCTTTATGGTgtttcaagaattaaaatttaaattttgtgaatatccattaactttattgattttgattgGTGAATTTTGTTGACTATCATTTTTGTGGTCTCTTCTTTGGATAATATTTTCATCCATAAaacttgaacataaaataatataattaaaaattttgagtTGAGTTTTACTTAGACTAACGACGTATGTTCGGTTTAAATTAGGTTAACtaaattaagttataaaaagCGTTTCagagaaagaataaataaataagttaaaaacaattcttaaaagtaaaaaaaaaaagtcttgggcattaatgaaaataaaaataattttgtttatgcATATTGAATAAAAACACTCCTCTCCCCCCAATTATAGGTGAAAAAGTTATacttcaaaattttaatgtaaacGGATTCCCAAAGGAcccatttattaatttttaatcatatatatatatatatatatatatatatatatatatatatatatattaaggttCTTTTACTTTGTTGGATCCATGAATATTATTAAGAAACTTGaatattattaatcaaatatacatttttaaaatttttaaatcattattttataataaaaatatattattatattccaaatgtttaatattatatcataaaCATATGTTTAATGTGACAATATCATAACTAATTAATCATTTTGTCTTAGGTTTAACTTTCTGAGACTACTCACTTTAAATCCAACTATTATATATGAGTCAAAATCGAATCATCTCGACCACTTAAAGCAATAAATCTAGCTCACTTtagtacttttttgtttttgcttcacAATACTCAAACCAGCAATGTTatttaaagagaaagaaagccCTTACCTCTTACCTCAATAGAAACTGATCataattgattttcaaattcTACATCTAATTTGaaccaaaataattaatattctatATTTATTCCATTCAGACCACAAATTCGGAATTAAATTTAGAATTCTAATTTTATGAAACATAATTCCTAAAAAAGAACATAATATTTATGATAACGAATCATCTTTATTTCtgataaaactaaattaaaatcttaatatataattttaacctCATCACAATCGAAAAGTGCcatccacaaaaataaaaatattttttaaaaaagaaattaagtgcGGTAGGCCAGAAACATGACTCACGTTGAGATTCGTTCCCacccgaaaagagagagtgagacaggaaaaatgataatatagaaACATTCATTATCTTattcaaaatctaaaaataggaaaaaaattattaaaaataataaaatatttgtgtattattatttatgatttgtgAGTGTGAGGGAGAAACTTTCTCATGATAGAGAAGTTCTTTGGTACTGTGTGTTCGCGGCAACATCCAACTTCGTCGCCAACGAACGTGACAAGCCAAGCGCAATAGCATTTCTTAGAAAGATTGGCCACTTATTGCAAGTGGAAGTGGAATAATGAAAAAGTAAACACCACCCGTTTGACAAAAGGCACCCATTACGCGTAATCATTTGCATTATCACTGCATCCCAGCAGACAAAAGACGTGACCTCTTCATTTAcccttattattatatatttctacAAGCCGATTTTGCTTACTCATTCTCCAATAGTTTACCAAACCACCCTTATAAATACCTCCTCCTCATCacattatattcatattcagcACTAATTAAATCATCTATTTCATATAACATTGCATTTCACTTCATCACTTGGCTAGGGTGGTGCATTTGCAGCTCTTAATTTCCTCACAAATATGGAGGCGCGTAGTTTGTACTCACTAGTGTTTCTTGTGCTTGCTTTGGCTATTGTGAACACAGTGCATGGCCAAGGGACGCGTGTAGGGTTCTATTCGAGTGCATGTCCACTTGCTGAGTCCATTGTTAAGTCCACAGTTACAACCCACGTTAACTCTGATAGTACTTTGGCTGCTGGGTTGCTTCGGATGCACTTCCATGATTGCTTTGTGCAAGGTTGTGACGCTTCTGTTCTCATTGCTGGTTCTGGCACTGAGAGAACAGCATTTGCAAACCTTGGTTTACGAGGATTTGAGGTTATTGATGATGCTAAGACGCAGCTCGAGGCTACATGCCCCGGTGTTGTGTCTTGTGCTGATATCCTTGCTCTTGCTGCTCGTGATTCCGTTGTTCACGTAATTAATCAACTCAAATTCtatccattttttatttatgtagctagtgcaaataattaatgttaaaatcatACTTGgagaattttattaattagttgaaTCAATTTGCAGGTTGGCgagtttaatatatatgtatatatagagATAGGGGGATTAGTGTCTATGcactaataatttaaaataattttatcatgtcATTCAAATAActcaaattttgaattattttagtataatttataatcattttaaatattaataaatttattatatataataagattatgattaaataattgtgtaaaaaaatttacacggtgatatatagttttttctcatatgtatatttatttatatttgtatgtcatgcttataatatataatgagtttataattaattaaaatttggcaTTTTTGCATGGCAGAGTGGTGGACTGAGTTATCAAGTGCCTACTGGACGCAGAGATGGACGCATATCACAGGCTTCAGATGTCAGTAACTTGCCTGCTCCTTTTGACTCTGTTGAAGTTCAAACACAAAAGTTCACAGCAAAGGGACTCAACACTCAAGACCTCGTCACCCTTGTTGGTAATTACGCTTACACACATATAAGTTTGTTTACACACTTCAAGTCAATGAATTGATCATATATAATTACAATATCACATCGAACTTATACTGTCACATACTAGTACTATATATCACGGTTGCTTTGTGACAGCTCAGTTCTAACTATAGGTAGTGGCAAAATGCAAATAGAATGACTTCACGTTAACTTTAATTTGTTgactttttcagtttttttattacACTTTCTTATGTAACGCGCATTAGAAAAACATCTTTTTCCTGCTTATTTTTCTATCATTGTCTAGTGATATGGCATTTTTTAAAAGGGTGTTTGATAAAAATTGAACGCTGCTTTTCAATGGATATTAAAAAGAAAGTACAAACAAAAGTGCCAAGGAAAAATCAACAATCAAATTAACTGTATTCAACAGtatcttttatatatgaaaacaaAAGTATATACTATATGAAATTAAGATACAAGTTGACAatacaaatttgaattaatggattttatttttgtgaatgTATATATAGGTGCACATACCATTGGTACTACAGCTTGCCAGTTCTTCAGTAACAGATTGTACAACTTCACCGCAAATGGTCCTGACCCTTCCATCGACCCTTCATTTCTTCCTCAACTACAATCACTATGCCCTCAAAACGGTGACGGTTCAAAACGAGTAGCGCTAGATACGGGTAGTCAAACTAAATTTGATTTATCTTACTATAGTAATTTGAGGAATTCGCGTGGAATTCTGCAATCTGATCAAGCACTTTGGAGTGATGCTTCCACAAAGACAACTGTTCAGAGGTATTTGGGCTTGATAAAAGGCTTGCTTGGATTAACATTTAACGTGGAATTTGGAAAGTCTATGATAAAGATGGGCAACATTGAGTTGAAGACTGGTACTGATGGTGAAATTCGCAAGATATGTTCTGCCATCAACTAGATTGCCACTTCAaacaatgaataattaaattgcTTGTAGAATTGGCTTTATTTGTATCTGTTGGCATTTGCCATTGAAGTGTATCATGTacattttgcttcttttttgtgGCCAGACGAAATATTTTCATCTTGAAAGTGTATAAGTTACAGAAAATGTAatagaattaattaataaatatatttttcttgttttcggCAATGATCGGCTCACTTGTGGGTTTAGAGTCTATTCAACATAATTAATAACCCTTATCTAAATAACatcaaatcaatttaattattgattaaattaaatattaatcatttttagagaaataaataagttttaattattaattgaattacccatatatttttttttcaggttaCAGAAAATGAATAGATGATCAAATAATCTGCAAAATatggtgaaaaaaaaagataatttattttgatattgtgattgacaattttgtaaatttaaaatatttactaatgCTGTGGATCGGAGGATGTATAATATGAGTAGTGTATATTGCATCTGCATAATcgagttttaatatttttgtaaactaCCGGGTTCAAATCCTAATCCGTAAAAATGTGGGGGATGAGAATTCAGATTAGCGAAAACTAATAAATATCAAGGATCGGAATTGCTGATAAAATCATGTTAAAACAAATTCACTGCATACGTTGAAACCTTAATATATTGATATCTAAATTAATGAAACATGTTTTTACTGCTTTTTAAATAATCACTTTTTTCAAtagtatttacaaaaaaaagtgtttaattaaaaaaaaacttcaaaagaTACTAATTATTCGAACACATTGAGcgccttcattttatttttctcattttaaaagTCTTTTCCCTGCTAATCTTCAATATAGATATTTTGGCTTTTATTAAGATGGAAGTTATCTGTTGGCTGTAACCATTGATGTTATATTATATTCGATGAGCCAATTCCACTAACGATAGCAGATTCTGTCATTGAATTTGTCTACAATATAAATTGAAAGCTAGCTGTAATATGTGTGATGTCGATATTAAAGCTACAGAATTACACAACTTGTCCATAGTTTTCTTTGGCGGTTTTCTCAAACAACATTTgcattaattacaattttttttttttatctgtaggAAAGCATTAATTATAACTAATAGTATTATAGAATGAGAAATTTCCATATTGACCCATCTAAAATATAACGAGTTTGATATTTTCATCGTGGGGCAATAAATACAAGTTGTTGATATGATAATTACCTGATTGATGAGAATAAGCACGAAACGGAAATAATAGATGAAAAACGACAACTGCTTAGAAGTTTCAATCTTAGGCAATGTCATATGTGTATATGGGAATGCAatactaattatattattttatgttatttttataaatatattgaacttattatatatcatttatCATGACTCATTATAAGATAATTACTTATAACATAAACTATTAtctattatttaattcaaaaaaatattttcctttttaatattacacgcaatttgttaattatcattgttatataactcatatgatTTTGCTTGTATGACTTGTATTCAATCATATGATTTTGCTTGTATGACTTGTATTCAATCATATGATTTACATTGCATGCTTGTATccaattattaataaaacatttaaatattaaaaattgattttaaagaatataaatttatttaatttaatcctactttaaaaaaaattaatttattgaaaaaatattttaaataatgtgagtaaaattatcaatttttataatgcaaaattttaaaattttgtcctTTACTTTCAATCACATTTCACCACAAATTTAGGCAAATTACATGTTTAAATGCTTTTAATAGTTTGGGAACTcattccttaaaaataatttttttattgataggaataaaaaattatacaaaaaatttataacagttagacttcttgtttaaaaaatagtttggaaACTCATATCTAGTCAATGAAATAAACCCCATTTCTTAGTGTAACTATATTATCAGTTATAAGTAAAGAAATTTTGGGCAGGCCCATAGAAATTCTAAAGGTtgcaaacaaattattttattatattatatatatttttcttcttttctttatctCTTTGAGTCTACTAGAGTTTATCGTGGACAAATTATGTTCAGCAAAGGATTGAGCTTTCCCCCCATAAGGCTTCCACTTTTTGGAAGTGGTGTGCAGTGGTGTGGCGGTCACCAAAATGGGAAACTTTGACTAAATGCATTCTCAAGCCGTATCATTTGTATTTGCACTGCATCACAGTCACAATAGACCGTGCTCGGCACAAGACAAAACCCGTGAACCCAGTTTCATACACCCTTAGCCATATCATTTCAATTCACTTGCATTATTGCATTTTCCAAAagttgacttttgttttgttttgttgagaTATCGAAAAGTTTACTAAACCCCACTTATATAAGTTATAAATACCTATTCCTCATCACATTATTCCAGACACTGTCCTACTGAATaactaaacaaatattattcatttgcaactttaatttaatttcctaACGAAAATGGAGGGACGTAGTTCACTGGTGTTTATTTTACTTGCTTTGGCCATTGTGAACACAGTACATGGGACGCGTGTAGGGTTCTATTCGAGTGCATGCCCACGCGCAGAGTTCATTGTTAGGTCCACAGTTCAATCCCACGTTAGGTCTCTGATCCTACCATGGCTGCCGGGTTGCTTCGTATTCACTTCGATGATTGCTTTGTGCAAGGTTGCGACGCTTCTGTTCTCATTGCCGGTGATGCCACTGAGAGAACAGCATTTGCAAACCTTGGTTTGAGAGGATACGAGGTTATTGATGATGCAAAGACACAGCTCGAGGCTGCGTGCCCCGGTGTTGTGTCATGTGCTGATATTCTTGCTCTTGCAGCTCGTGATTCCGTTTCTCTGGTAGTACATAACTCCAAACTATCAAATATCAATGTTTGAATTTATTATCTATTAACTCTGCCCGCAAAACAGTGGCGGTTCAAATCGGGTGGTCAAAACAGATTTGACATATCTTACTTGGCTAATTTGAGGATTGGCCATGGAATTCTGCAGTCTGATCAAGCGCTTTGGAATGATCCTTCCACAAAGTCATTTGTACAAAGGTACCTGCAGGACGGCTTCAAAGGTTTGCTTTTCAACGTGGAATTTGCAAAGTCTATGTTCTGCCATCAACTAGCTATAGTgcatgttaaaataaatttgtacatGGCTTAGAAAAgtggttttatttgtttttgttgaagtGTATGATATGCATTTGTAGCTAGtctggtttttctttttcttcctttttgctgGTGAGACTAAATGTTTCCCAAGTATAAAAGTTTACAGAAAATGTTATAGAATAAATagtatccttttttttcttaaatgtatCTGTGGCCTTCTTATTTTAAACTTTGTGTAACTTTACATAGTcctcatatttttaattgagcAATTATATTCTTTGAATTTGATCaaatattgttaaattaaaattgaatatctTTTGTTAATTAGTGAAACatctaaattataataaatttgatattaactatctcttacttaattatattgataagtgacacaagaaaaaaaaacatttctttcTCCACGAAACTATTCTGATAATTATGGGCGgacaaatattcaaaaaattctCACTccatataattttaaactactctcattttatttttatctatgcaCTAAATCTTCATTattgtccatttctttcaatctACCCTTGTTAATCTCTATatctaaattgaatttaaatagattttttaaaagaaaatttaatagttaactttatatcataatttgttttttacaggatatataataaatttttttattcattatagatctaaaatatattttatatattcaaagacatttgtttattatgaaatttaattatatataaataaatatttataatatagaaTTTCAATCTAAAATAccaatatttt from Glycine soja cultivar W05 chromosome 8, ASM419377v2, whole genome shotgun sequence includes:
- the LOC114422382 gene encoding cationic peroxidase 2-like encodes the protein MEARSLYSLVFLVLALAIVNTVHGQGTRVGFYSSACPLAESIVKSTVTTHVNSDSTLAAGLLRMHFHDCFVQGCDASVLIAGSGTERTAFANLGLRGFEVIDDAKTQLEATCPGVVSCADILALAARDSVVHSGGLSYQVPTGRRDGRISQASDVSNLPAPFDSVEVQTQKFTAKGLNTQDLVTLVGAHTIGTTACQFFSNRLYNFTANGPDPSIDPSFLPQLQSLCPQNGDGSKRVALDTGSQTKFDLSYYSNLRNSRGILQSDQALWSDASTKTTVQRYLGLIKGLLGLTFNVEFGKSMIKMGNIELKTGTDGEIRKICSAIN